From a region of the Sinorhizobium sp. B11 genome:
- a CDS encoding MarR family transcriptional regulator, producing the protein MNKNQSLPWDHPRFRSWIAVARACQLMQQSLTRSLSDLDIKPPHLDILVNLYRFEGISQQELARKLLVGRSNMSMLLPQMEKRGLILRRDDERDKRVLRLHLTPEGRKLTEEAMAIQTALIERTLSAEPIEQCMATADSMERIIGVLLQDLRDEE; encoded by the coding sequence ATGAACAAAAATCAATCCCTGCCCTGGGATCATCCGCGTTTTCGCAGCTGGATCGCGGTGGCTCGCGCCTGCCAGCTCATGCAGCAGTCCCTCACCCGCTCACTCTCCGATCTCGATATCAAGCCGCCGCACCTCGATATTCTCGTCAATCTCTACCGCTTCGAAGGCATTTCGCAGCAGGAACTTGCCCGCAAGCTCCTGGTCGGCCGCTCCAATATGAGCATGCTTCTGCCGCAGATGGAAAAACGCGGCCTGATCCTGCGCCGCGACGACGAGCGCGACAAGCGCGTGCTGCGCCTGCACCTGACGCCCGAGGGACGCAAGTTGACCGAAGAGGCCATGGCCATTCAGACCGCTCTGATCGAGCGCACGCTCTCGGCAGAACCGATCGAGCAATGCATGGCAACGGCCGATTCGATGGAGCGCATCATCGGCGTGCTGCTGCAGGATCTGCGGGACGAGGAATAG
- a CDS encoding DUF971 domain-containing protein: MSDIWPTEIRISKDRQRLVISFNDGQSFDLSAELLRVLSPSAEVQGHGPGQKVTVPGKRNVAIVSVIPTGNYAVRIGFDDMHDTGIFTWTYLRELGERGFELFSAYEEELKEKGMSRDVTERPR, from the coding sequence ATGAGCGATATCTGGCCGACCGAAATCAGGATCTCGAAGGACCGCCAGAGGCTGGTGATAAGCTTCAATGACGGCCAGAGCTTCGATCTCTCGGCCGAGCTGCTGCGCGTACTGTCGCCCTCGGCCGAGGTGCAGGGGCACGGGCCAGGGCAGAAGGTCACGGTGCCGGGCAAGCGCAATGTCGCCATCGTGTCCGTCATCCCGACGGGCAACTATGCCGTGCGCATCGGCTTCGACGACATGCATGATACCGGCATATTTACCTGGACCTATCTGCGCGAACTCGGCGAACGCGGCTTCGAACTCTTTTCCGCCTATGAAGAAGAGCTCAAGGAAAAGGGGATGAGCCGCGACGTGACCGAACGGCCGCGATAG
- a CDS encoding SgcJ/EcaC family oxidoreductase, with protein sequence MAFHELKTVIDAADRAIMAEDFDALMDLYDEQATLVIRPGLEVSGKEKIGKAFVAIADYFNHSLKITQDRMQVVEGGDTALVLAEAVLETTGADGVVSTITRRATYVFRRLDGKWLCVIDNSYGTDLLDEGRTTET encoded by the coding sequence ATGGCATTTCACGAACTAAAGACCGTTATCGATGCAGCCGACCGCGCTATCATGGCCGAGGATTTCGATGCGCTGATGGATCTTTACGACGAGCAGGCAACACTCGTCATCCGGCCGGGGCTGGAGGTCTCGGGCAAGGAGAAGATCGGCAAGGCCTTCGTGGCGATCGCCGATTATTTCAACCATTCACTCAAGATCACGCAGGACAGGATGCAGGTCGTCGAGGGTGGCGATACCGCGCTCGTTCTTGCTGAGGCGGTGCTGGAGACGACGGGAGCCGATGGCGTGGTGAGTACGATCACCCGCCGCGCGACCTATGTGTTCCGTAGGCTTGATGGCAAATGGCTTTGTGTGATCGATAATTCCTATGGGACCGATCTGCTTGACGAGGGCCGGACCACGGAGACATGA
- a CDS encoding low temperature requirement protein A, producing MTQTHNKSWLRAHGHTGSRVTFLELFFDLVFVFSVSQLSHALFAHYTLLGAAEAALMMFAVWWVWIFTAWATNWLDPERMPVRSMLVVLMLLGLVLSASIPEAFGEKGLLFASAYVLMQVGRSLFTTYAMRAAGRSAVINFVRITIYFAAAGVFWIAGGLLEHEARLICWVIALLIEYTGPALAFAVPGLGRSKTEEWDVSGAHMAERCALFIIICLGEAILVSGRTFSEMEFSAITGVVFLIGFIGTVAMWWLYFRFGHERAAHRIEHADTPGSLARQAFTYAHIPVLAGIIVHAVAVEWMFEHPYDTGSLAIAASVLGGSGLFLVGNLWFKGATSGRLPLSHLAGIVILILCTFFAPFMEVYVLGILAALVLIVVAAWEYKSLTKAPAGPALH from the coding sequence ATGACGCAAACGCATAACAAGAGCTGGCTGCGGGCCCATGGGCATACCGGCAGCAGGGTCACATTCCTGGAACTTTTCTTCGATCTCGTTTTCGTCTTTTCCGTCTCCCAGCTCTCGCATGCGCTCTTTGCGCATTATACGCTGCTCGGTGCTGCCGAAGCCGCACTCATGATGTTTGCCGTCTGGTGGGTGTGGATCTTCACGGCATGGGCCACGAACTGGCTGGACCCGGAGCGCATGCCGGTACGATCGATGCTGGTCGTGCTGATGCTGCTCGGCCTCGTGCTCTCGGCTTCCATTCCCGAGGCCTTCGGCGAGAAGGGCCTGCTCTTCGCCTCGGCCTATGTGTTGATGCAGGTCGGCCGCTCGCTCTTCACCACCTATGCGATGCGGGCTGCAGGCCGCTCGGCCGTCATCAATTTCGTGCGCATCACCATCTACTTTGCGGCAGCCGGTGTCTTCTGGATTGCAGGCGGTCTGCTGGAGCATGAAGCGCGGCTGATCTGCTGGGTGATCGCGTTGCTGATCGAATATACAGGACCGGCACTTGCCTTTGCCGTACCCGGTCTCGGCCGGTCGAAGACGGAGGAATGGGACGTTTCCGGCGCGCATATGGCGGAGCGTTGTGCGCTCTTCATCATCATCTGCCTCGGCGAGGCAATCCTCGTTTCCGGCCGCACCTTCTCGGAGATGGAATTTTCCGCCATCACCGGCGTCGTCTTCCTGATCGGCTTCATCGGCACGGTCGCCATGTGGTGGCTCTATTTCCGCTTCGGCCATGAACGGGCGGCGCACCGTATCGAACATGCCGATACGCCCGGCAGTCTCGCGCGGCAGGCCTTCACCTATGCGCATATCCCTGTTCTTGCCGGCATCATCGTGCATGCGGTGGCGGTGGAATGGATGTTCGAGCACCCATATGACACGGGCAGCCTCGCCATCGCTGCTTCCGTGCTCGGCGGCTCCGGCCTGTTCCTGGTCGGCAATCTCTGGTTCAAGGGCGCCACCAGCGGCCGCTTGCCGCTATCCCATCTCGCCGGCATCGTCATCCTGATCCTCTGCACATTCTTCGCGCCCTTCATGGAAGTCTATGTGTTGGGCATCCTGGCGGCACTGGTGCTGATTGTCGTGGCGGCCTGGGAGTACAAGTCGCTGACGAAAGCGCCGGCCGGGCCGGCGCTGCACTGA